The genomic stretch TGTAACAAAACCGGTCCTGTTGTAATCAATGAAGCATTGCACACGTTGCTATATACGGCTCACCCGCACTGCACATCTGTGGAGTAAatgcattaagaaaaaaaaaactcctcaTGCTTTATCTCTCCGAAAGCACTCATAAAAATACAATGCTTTCTTAAGATGTGGGTTTTCTGTGAAGTAAAAAAGTAAGATGAATAGTGTAAGTGCTCTCTAATCAGAAGCTGAAATCTGCAGGcagacttttctttttgtttcgaAATATACAAAGACGGCCTCCTGAGACCCAGTAGGGATCATTCACTCGCTTTTGTGTTTTACAAGTGTATTTTATGAATGCTTTTGCAACTTTTGCTGAGTTGCATTGTGTCACAAGGCTTTTCCCAATACAGGGTCAAATCAACACTGATCAGGTCTAATAACTTCACTGAGAGAGACtgagaaagtaaataaataagtagccaaaaaaacacacaaataaggGCTCAGAGTGAAGCAGAGATAGAAAGAGCAGCTACAGAAGGGCTTTGAATCTAAATGTCTGAGAGAGATCACACAGACAGCTCTCTGGATGTTCCTTCATCTCCCTGGTCTCCAGAGAGGGCGATTGAAGAGCTGAATCAGGCGAAAGCAGTGAGACGTCTTAATTAACGGCACTCGCTCAGTCTGAGGAGCAGAGAATCCATATTAATGCTGCGTATGCCAGATCTCCCCTCTATCAGCTGAGAATGGGGCCCCTGCCTTAGTGTTGCTGTAGGGATACAGTGAAGAGCTCAAAGGATTAGGCTGCACTTTGTAATATTGAAGCATTTGACTTTCTGCATTTGTCATGATTTTACACTGCAGAACCACCGTTGGCGTCTCCTCTGGAGGAGATCAGAGAACAGGAAGAGATGACTGTGAGCGCAGAAGGTCAGGTGGCCGCTGTGGAGGAGGAGAACCTGGAGGACGACAGCAGCCTCAACCTGTCCGCCGACATCTCTCTGGACTCGGGCCGAGCTGGGATAGCAACTCCCTCTCAGGATTCAGAGATTCTGGAAGGCGGGACGGCCAGAGACAATCCATCATGTGACCTGTCCACAGATGCAGAGTATGTACAGTAGTGTTCATTTTTAGACAGTGGGCAGCTCAAAAATCTGAGAGCACATTGGAAatcttaaaaaattatttattttgattgttgtAACTACCCTAGCGACAAGCAAAAAAAGCTTACTTAGAAACTTGTCAGAACATCTTACTATGCCTATTAGGGGTGGAACGGTACACGTATTTGTACAAAAAATCTACGGTACAGATCTTTCGGTTCGGTACGCATGTGTACCGAACAAGTAATTCGAACAATAAATGGCTTCTTAACAgtctttaatgtggcatgacagatcgctgtataaAAGCCTCGGAGAGACACTTCTGGGACGGTTCAGAAAcgtgctggtataaacacaagcttcgactagagtggccgcgatcagctccggtggccgCGTCAGAGGCACTAAAGCGCCACAAACTTGTGCGGTGTAAATGGGGTCCTTTCAAATGGCAGCATGGAGTGCGAGTAAACTCGATCATTCCTTCCTCTTAACTACTAGTTTTAATGCAAAATCAACATAAGTAAACATCTCATGCTTCAGGTAAACGCTCAGTCAGTGTTTCAACCACTGAAGGACGTCAACAAAACAGCTTGGAAATAAAACGTCatgtagcattttatttacCTCAGGCAAGTCATCAGTGTCCACAGCTCGTTAGTTCACTAGAGAAATGAAGTCTAAAGAAGAgcatttcacaaaatattacactaaatactcattatattttactttacctgttagtcttaattatttaatgtatgtttaaattaatctgtTATGAAACATGTTAGGACAGCCACTGTGCAactgaatatattaataaatagaaattttataatttataagttaataaaaatatttttttaagttaagtgttgattattctatttaaatataaatagtaattaaatttaagtttggGTGAAGTTTTTAATTGTAACCTGTAATGTAAAAGGACTCCCTATAGTTGAAAGCATAAGCTGAGGTAGATTTTTAGGAAAATTGTAGTTATAACaatgtatttaaagaaagagcaacttgttcagtaaaccactgtttttttaaaaaaataaatttaaaaaagtagtttttcCCCCTGCTGTATCGAAATCAAACAGTGATGttaaaaccgaggtacgtattgaaccgttaTATTtatgtaccgttacacccctaatgtCTATtgttgaaaagaaaaataaaagatttaattaaaataaaataaaatatataatgaaacataaaaaaaatcgtaatgttttaaaatattgtaaaaatattgaaatgttgCCTTGCTGAGTAACTGAGTAAAATAAGTTGCAtatatcactttttattttttcagtttttcaattcagtttcaatatttctacaatattttaaaacataacattatttaaatttcattatatatttatattttattgtaattaacaaaaaatatatttcatttgatgtaaatattttatttttattttatgtatgcacacacacacatattgaagcccatttctgccactgaataaagcattaaaaaaaagtaggtttaaaaaaaaaaggtttttgtctcacaattatgagttatgaagtcagaattgcagttgtcttactttctttttcttacacttacaggatataaactcaaaactctctttttttctcagaattgcattatacaaagcccaattctgaaaaaaaggaggggggattatttttttaatctcataattctgacttaactcacaattgtgattatttcttagaattgcgagtttaaatctcacatttctgagttttttctctcaattgaagaaaagtcagaattgcgagatgtaaacttacaattgcaagaacTACCATAGACATGCATATATGTATGACAGAATGgacataaaatgactaaaacttactaaaattaaaatatattataatagtatataaattatactaaaataacacagcaTAAAACCCATCCGAAACATTTTACCATTGCACAGCAGCCAGTTAGAACAACCTCGAAACACCTACAAACCAGTAAAAACAGCCTGTTTCTttaacaaccacccaaaacaccattGCATTTCCTAGCAATGAGCCAGAACACCTTAGCGACCAGTCAGAACATCCCAGCAACACCTATAAACCAGCAAAAACAGTCTAGCAACCAGCCAGAgccattaaacacattttttccatgtaGTTTTTAACCTTTGCATGGTTTTTACCCTTGACAGTGTATCTGAAGCCACAGTGAATGGAGAGGTGAAGTCGGACCAGGCCACAAGCTCTCATATCCCATCAAAAGAGATAGGTAAGCTTCAACCCATGGGTGGGATCCTTCATCAGCTGAGGTTTTTACTCCCTTTCACTGCACTTTATACAATTGTTATTCATACCTATGTCATTTTTGCAGCttagttttaataaatgctttggATGAGTTCTAAAACTTACAGTAGCACAATGAACTCTTTAAGCTCAGAAGATCAAACAGGAAAATTTGATTCCTCACGACATGTTCTTTATAAAAACTCAGTTATGACACCATAAGAAAGCGGCGTTTGATGTACAACGGCTTATATTTTACACTAAAACTCTAGTGACAGAATAAAAGGCTTCGGTGCATGACTTCATTTCCTCTTTCTCTAGAGCCCCCGGTGGAAAAGACAGAAGAGGCGATTCAGATGTCTGAAAGTGGCCCTGTTCTGGAGCAGGTTTCAGTAAGCGACACAGAGAAGCCTGCATCTATATCCAAGCTTCAAACCTCCGAATGCGGCATTCAGACATCGCAGACGGACTTACAAGTGCAAAGCTTTGATTTGGACCAAACAGCGAAAACGGTTTCCAGTACGGTCAGCTTCGCTCACACCGAGACACAGACGCAGACAGAATCTCAGAAACCCTTTAATGAGCCATCGAGCTCATGCACTGAAGCCTCCCCGGCTCCTTCTGCGCCCTCAACAGGAATAAAAAGAGACATAGCCACTTCCACAGAAGAGCTGCGTGATCCTGAACCACCTTCGCCTGCGATCCAACCAACCAAGGATCTGACATCCGCACCAACCGCTAAAGCAAATCCCGTGCAGTATATCGTAGATGCCGAACCCAAACCCAAACCATCGAATGAGCTCACCCGTGAATACATTCCCAAAGTGGGCATGACCACCTACACCATCGTGCCTCAGAAGTCTCTCGAAAAGTTGCGTTTCTTTGAAGTAGAGTTGACTTTGGAGCCTAATGTAGACTACAAACCTGAAACAAAGACTGTCTCCAATGGTACAGCTGCTGTTAACGGCCATCAGAACGTCTTTGCGCAAACTAGTCCTTGTAGTCCTACAGCTACGGCTTCGTCCCCTGTTGAAGGAACCGAATCTAATGTCAAAGACAAGAAAGTTCCACCAGCAACAAGACCCAAACCCGCTTCTTTCCGTCTGCCGCAGCACAAACGAACACCTGGGGATTACGTAACCTCCGCGTCCGTTCGTCGAGCGAGTGTCGGCACTAATAGTAGCAGCAGCAGTTGTTGTAGCAGTCCTGCAGCCCGGCCTAAAGAAACTGCAAGCAGCCCACAATCTGATGTTTTTCCTGCTCTAGACAGCTTCCCTCCTCCACCACCACCGATCCAATGTGAAGATGAGGAGAATGTAAAAGCGAGCTGTGCACCTCAAACTACAGAGGTGGATGTATCTCTACACGAAGCTCCTAAATTTCCACCGTCGTCTGTACTGTCCCATCAGAAGAGTCTTCCCACTAACCCCACGCCTTCGCTGAGTCTAGAAAAGCTGAGAAGCTTCGCCGCACCCAAACCATACTCGCCCACATCGCCCTCACGCTTCGCTCAGGCTGTGTCTTCTGCCGTGAAGCGGTCACAGTCGCTTTCCCATCCTCCTCTGGGGCAGTTACCACACACACATCTACTCACAAAACAAAGATCCATTACAGAGTCACCCGAGCCGCCGACAAGCACTGTGAGTACAACCTAGTGAAACTTTATTTAGTAGTTGTcacctttttaaataaatgttacaaaaatatggCCAGAACAGTATGTTGCTTTTTTAGTGAATAttctcagaaatatatatatacatatatatacacagatttagtgtaatgcatttacatgttttaattttgatttgcattgcaaaattaatttaaaatgtattatttttatgagaattattttaagaaaaaatattactatagattttaacaaaataaagacatttttaaccaCTTTTTGCATTTCAAAATGATGATTTTTCTTAAGAGTTAAATTTTTTCCACCCAGAtttagtgtaatgcatttaaatgttttacttttgatttgtttttataaaaaataaagactaattttaacaattttgcattgcaaaataaattaaaaatgtattattttcatgacaattattttaagaaaaaatattataatatattttaacaaaatagagAAGATTTTAACCACTTTTTCGATTGCAAAATGACAGTTTTTcttgaattaattttttccaCCCAGAtttagtgtaatgcatttaaatgttttaattttgatttgtttttgttttaaaagaataattttaacaaaaattttaaCCACTTTTTGCATtgcaaaatgacatttttcttgaGAATTGTTTCCTCCCAGAtttagtgtaatgcatttaaatgttttaattttgatttgcattgcaaaattaattttaaaatttattttcattaaaatttaacaaaatagaCATTAACCACTTTTTGCATGTCAAAGTGACAATTTTTCTTGAGAATTCAATTTTATCCACACAGATTTAGcgtaatgcatttaaatgttttacttttgatttgtttttgtttttacaaaataaagattttaataattttgcattgcaaaataaattgcaaatgtattattttcataattattttaagaaaaaaaatattataatataatagagAAGATTTTTAACCACTTTTTGGAttgcaaaatgaaagtttttcttgagaattacattttttccacCCAGAtttagtgtaatgcatttaaatgttttatttttaaatttgtttttatgttttaacaaaataaagactaattttaaacattttgcattgcaaaatgaattgtaaatgtattatttccatgacaattattttaagaagaaaaaatgattatatattttaacaaaataaagacatttttaaccattgcacaattaattgtttgagaatttaaattttaaacccCAGTTTTAgtgtaatgtatttaaatgtttatttgctttcgttttaacaaaatgaagattcattttaaccattttgcattgcaaaatgaattaaaaatgtattcttttcatgacaattatttaaaaaaaaataatatattttaacaaaaagatatttaaacaCGTTTTGCATCGCAAACCATTTTTCTTAAGAATTTGATtcgtttttgtgttttaaaaaaataaagactaattttaacaattttgcattgcaaaatgaattaaaaatgtactattttcatgacaattattttaataaaacatattgttatatattttaacaaaattaaagacatttttaaaccactttttgcattgcaaaatgacaatttttctggagaatttaatttgttttcaccCAGATTTGCTgtaatgcattcaaatattttacttttgctTTGTAATTCTTATTATGTTTGGTTATAATTTACAATTGCAATTTACAAGTGCAGTTACCTACCATAAAAAATGAGGCCCCATGTTGACATATTTGCTTGTAGTTGTTACTGAACTTCAGTGCGTAAAatgttttgggaaaaaaaaaaattagaatggTTTTGTCATGAGccattactgtcacttttttctAAGTATTTGAGTACAACAAAAAGtacactatttttttattttttttattaaagttccCCCACAATTGCAGGGGAAATGAgtttaaaaatgtcacaatgcaaaacgTCTTAATTTTCCTAAATAGACTCAATTTTCTTGGAAAGCAGAATACAGTatctcatttgttttttttggttttgaggTAAAATATAACAAAGGGTTGTGTGCATAAGATTAAATCAAAACCTGACATTGCATGTATGAGGCATGTATTGAGTAGGTCAGAATACCGCACGGGTGGAGTCGGACCTGCAAGGTCTTTTGGGCGCTGCTGTAGCAGTGCTTGACTCACCTTTGTAGCCTCATTGTACTACAGTTGTTGTGTAAGTAAATATTCTATTGAGAAATACACCCGGTTTAAACCGGCGCTGGTAAATTAATATTGGGAGTTGGATGACTCTCATTGTAATGGCAGCGTGTGTACTCAATGTATTGACGCACATGGCTCATTAATCTATGTCCCGGATTGACCTGTCTACTCGTTTTTGTTGTTGCGTCGCCGGGGTCAGCTGTGAGCATGTTCAGAGATGCAGGGCGCTGTTGTGTGCCGTCAGCGTATACAATGTATGTTTGGCCCTCATCGCTGTCAAAACAGTCTCGAGTAGAAGCTTTTGTTTGCTGGTggctttaaatgatttttaagatCATGTGAAACATTTATGGGAAGATTCAGTCAAGTGTGGCTAAACTTTTGACTAATGGTGTATGTTAATATTGGtgcatgaaaatgaaaatgattagatattattttttcctGTCTTATTACAGAGAAAAACTGGACATACcttgattatttaaatgtattaatatataattatttattttgtatattaccATTTGAAAGGTTGGATttctagatttttattttttttttggaactaattcatattttaatttagcaaggatgcattaaattaataaaaaacagtaaatttacagtgttacaaaagatttttatttcaaactttCTATTTAGAATCCTTAAAATATCATGGTGTCCATTgctaataatcaaaaatgtttctgaaggatgatgtgacactgaagactggagtaatgatgctgaaaatgtagatttgcatcacagaaataaatcacattttaaacaatattaaaatggaaaacagttattttgatttgttatattatttcacagtattgcagtgtttactgtatttttgatcaaagaaatgcaaCCTTGATGAACGTAAatcttttttcagaaaatatatatatatatataaaaaaaacttactgaccccaaacttttgaacagtactgaatttgttgaaaaatactctatttaaatttgttttattgtattattatatttatatattttaatactataatataatataatataataatatatatttttacttaacactttgcaaattaatttgtatccatttacaataatgtgtatatccactattttaaacatttaaaaaaataaaaaataaaaaaattaacaaccccaaacttttaaacagtactgaatttgttgaaaaaaaaaatgttttataatatagtataatttgaattttattcaGTAATATTGCTTTCGACCTGAACAACACCTGAACAGcaatattttacacattaaaaaaaaacttttgaacagtagtgaatttgaggaaaatatttaattcacatttgttttatttaatttaagtaaaaaatattttgtagatgaataatataatataatataatataatataatataatataatataatataatataatataatataattagggttgcaaaaataaattttggcAACTTTATGGgactttttaaagacttttggAAATTTTTGggaatttttggaaattttctGGAAATGTTCTGCCCCTTTGCACaccaaatataatataatataaaatttgatTCTGCTATATTGCCCTCAGcctgaacatttttaaagttaatttgtatatttacagttaattaatctgtatatgcagtatttttacacattaaaaaaaatataatacgaAAAAtgttaccgaccccaaacttgtgaacagtagtgaatttgttaaaaaatattttattgaaatttgttatattttattaaagtaaaaaaggtttttaaatataatataatataatataacaattttattcTGCTATATTGCCCTTTTTATTACAgtatgttaaaattaatttgtactgtATATTTGCATTAATGTGGATATGCAGTATTTTAcacaacttttgaacagtggtgaatttgttaaaaaatattttatttaaatttgttttattttataaaagtacaaaatgcatatatttttaaaataatataatataatataataataataattattaataaaataataaagctaGATTTATGTCTATTAGCCCTTTTTTGTATATTCAGTGTTTTACGTAGATGCATGTGCCTGTATGTGTGAGTGTCTGTCGGTGGGGTACGGTGGAACATCTATCTGTGTCTTCTTCATGTGATTTATGAAGCAGCAGTGTCTTTTTCACTGTCCCTGCCTAGTGTGCATCATCCTCAGCCCTCAATAAGAGAGTGTGTATTGTGTGTTTCTCTCCCCCGTGGACCACAGGTGACAGACAATGGAGAAGGACGCACAGAGAGATCGGGAGAGGCCCCATCGCAAACAGCAGGCCACAGCTCCACCCGAGACGCAGCCATGGGAACATGTAAGATTGGAAATACTCAACCGTCACCAGTGAGTGAATCTAACTCTAGATCTAACCATCATTGAAGTGCTTGCAAACCCTGATAATACAGTAACCTTTTTTAAAGATCCTTTGTGTGCTTTAACACACCATTAAAGGGGACCTATTACgcaaaaatcaattttataagGTGTTTGAACAGTTGTGTGGTCGCAGTGTGTGACCAGGCTGAAGAcccgaaaagaggaacagatgaacctaattaaattcaattcaattcaaatttatttgtatagcgctttcacgatacatatcattgcaaagcaactttacagcaaattaaaatttttacaatttatttagtAGCAGCTTACTAGTgatgactatgtcaagttgatgtacatatggcagcgATGTATAGTAAAGGTCAATTAATGATGTagtcaaacagacaaagaacactataaattagtagcaaaattcggtagtgctgtatgttgtttcactAATCAATTTGTGAGTGAGTCATTTGTGCTGGAACTGCTCTGATTGATTCAGACTCATGACTTCAGTCATTCAGCTCAAGCCAGTTACtagcaaaaacaaattaaaagagtcattcattttcgaattttgACATCGCTCGTAATGATTTTAAAGGAAAagcccacttccaaaacaaagatatactatatataatatactcaccccttgtcatccaagatgttcatgtctttctttcttcagtcgtaaagaaattatgttttttaaggaaaacatttcaggatttttctccatataatggactgatatggtgccccgattttgaacttccaaaaggcagtttaaatgcggcttcaaacgatcctaaatgctgttgtaaatgatcccagctgagaaagaagggtcttatctagcgaaacgatcggttattttcatgaaacaaatacaaactctgtgtattctggctcaagatagttagggtatgtcaaaaaactccaatcgtattttctccctcaactattttctccctcagggccgacattgcaaatcatttgatttagatcggaacttcgtagtgagtttgtgaatcattattcagatctgAACTTCTGAGcgtgaattatttgatttagatcgggaattcagagtgggtttgtgaatcatcattcagatcaggacttcaaagtatgtatcacgaatcatttgatttagatttagaGAACATCGAAGaaggtttgcaaatcattattcTGATTGGAACTTCAGAGAGCAAActgtttgattcagatcgggaattTGGAGCccatatcgcaaatcatttgatttagatcggaacttaataatgggtttgcgaatcatcattcagatcaggacttcaaagtatgtatcgcgaatcatttgaattcATTTGGAACATTGAAGCGGGTTTGCAAATCTTatttcagattggaacttcagagcgcaaattgtttgatttagatcgggacttcaatgtatgtattgcgaatcatttgatttagatcggaacgttgaagcgggtttgcgaatcactattctgattaaAACTTCGGAGAGCAAAttgtttgattcagatcgggaattTGGAGtgcatattgcaaatcatttgatttagtttggaACTTCTGAGTGGGCTCGCCAAGAGCAGGTTCAGTGAAATGAATGATTTGCGAGATCTGTTTGAAGTAGtga from Labeo rohita strain BAU-BD-2019 chromosome 9, IGBB_LRoh.1.0, whole genome shotgun sequence encodes the following:
- the cobll1b gene encoding cordon-bleu protein-like 1b isoform X1, whose product is MTVDSRAKVQGRSSARDFRAVQAAAGMDGDAHSRPPDRRRSSKNKAPPPPPVLKGLDASLLSHKLPAYPHPAMDQKENLLEQDLTLTVILPGGVEKTTVVHGSKPMMDLLVMLCAKYHLNPSGHTIELITTNRNHVKFKPNAPIGALEAEKILLKPKGMEDKSKKTGPQMPEATVRLVINYKKTQKTILRVSPRVPLRELLPSICEKCEFDPHTTVLLQNVHSEDTLDLSGSLNDFGLREVYARDTKVISPVSPISPVSLPPSPTHSEIFYHGKQKIQKEKDKRRFSLFRKGSKKQSEQSMTVSAPASPVHRKQRPVSMSSFSAHSSITYDSNTMPSDMPKKRRAPLPPSMMSQSMPTNLADHHTHPDGNQNTAPLSRGSSTDSSFKKSTKRKAPPPPTSSSAAPPDETTQDRGITEPPLASPLEEIREQEEMTVSAEGQVAAVEEENLEDDSSLNLSADISLDSGRAGIATPSQDSEILEGGTARDNPSCDLSTDADVSEATVNGEVKSDQATSSHIPSKEIEPPVEKTEEAIQMSESGPVLEQVSVSDTEKPASISKLQTSECGIQTSQTDLQVQSFDLDQTAKTVSSTVSFAHTETQTQTESQKPFNEPSSSCTEASPAPSAPSTGIKRDIATSTEELRDPEPPSPAIQPTKDLTSAPTAKANPVQYIVDAEPKPKPSNELTREYIPKVGMTTYTIVPQKSLEKLRFFEVELTLEPNVDYKPETKTVSNGTAAVNGHQNVFAQTSPCSPTATASSPVEGTESNVKDKKVPPATRPKPASFRLPQHKRTPGDYVTSASVRRASVGTNSSSSSCCSSPAARPKETASSPQSDVFPALDSFPPPPPPIQCEDEENVKASCAPQTTEVDVSLHEAPKFPPSSVLSHQKSLPTNPTPSLSLEKLRSFAAPKPYSPTSPSRFAQAVSSAVKRSQSLSHPPLGQLPHTHLLTKQRSITESPEPPTSTVTDNGEGRTERSGEAPSQTAGHSSTRDAAMGTCKIGNTQPSPGSEASSAASPTMKGISEVFHSVEE
- the cobll1b gene encoding cordon-bleu protein-like 1b isoform X4, with the translated sequence MTVDSRAKVQGRSSARDFRAVQAAAGMDGDAHSRPPDRRRSSKNKAPPPPPVLKGLDASLLSHKLPAYPHPAMDQKENLLEQDLTLTVILPGGVEKTTVVHGSKPMMDLLVMLCAKYHLNPSGHTIELITTNRNHVKFKPNAPIGALEAEKILLKPKGMEDKSKKTGPQMPEATVRLVINYKKTQKTILRVSPRVPLRELLPSICEKCEFDPHTTVLLQNVHSEDTLDLSGSLNDFGLREVYARDTKVISPVSPISPVSLPPSPTHSEIFYHGKQKIQKEKDKRRFSLFRKGSKKQSEQSMTVSAPASPVHRKQRPVSMSSFSAHSSITYDSNTMPSDMPKKRRAPLPPSMMSQSMPTNLADHHTHPDGNQNTAPLSRGSSTDSSFKKSTKRKAPPPPTSSSAAPPDETTQDRGITEPPLASPLEEIREQEEMTVSAEGQVAAVEEENLEDDSSLNLSADISLDSGRAGIATPSQDSEILEGGTARDNPSCDLSTDADVSEATVNGEVKSDQATSSHIPSKEIEPPVEKTEEAIQMSESGPVLEQVSVSDTEKPASISKLQTSECGIQTSQTDLQVQSFDLDQTAKTVSSTVSFAHTETQTQTESQKPFNEPSSSCTEASPAPSAPSTGIKRDIATSTEELRDPEPPSPAIQPTKDLTSAPTAKANPVQYIVDAEPKPKPSNELTREYIPKVGMTTYTIVPQKSLEKLRFFEVELTLEPNVDYKPETKTVSNGTAAVNGHQNVFAQTSPCSPTATASSPVEGTESNVKDKKVPPATRPKPASFRLPQHKRTPGDYVTSASVRRASVGTNSSSSSCCSSPAARPKETASSPQSDVFPALDSFPPPPPPIQCEDEENVKASCAPQTTEVDVSLHEAPKFPPSSVLSHQKSLPTNPTPSLSLEKLRSFAAPKPYSPTSPSRFAQAVSSAVKRSQSLSHPPLGQLPHTHLLTKQRSITESPEPPTSTVTDNGEGRTERSGEAPSQTAGHSSTRDAAMGTWV
- the cobll1b gene encoding cordon-bleu protein-like 1b isoform X5, which codes for MDQKENLLEQDLTLTVILPGGVEKTTVVHGSKPMMDLLVMLCAKYHLNPSGHTIELITTNRNHVKFKPNAPIGALEAEKILLKPKGMEDKSKKTGPQMPEATVRLVINYKKTQKTILRVSPRVPLRELLPSICEKCEFDPHTTVLLQNVHSEDTLDLSGSLNDFGLREVYARDTKVISPVSPISPVSLPPSPTHSEIFYHGKQKIQKEKDKRRFSLFRKGSKKQSEQSMTVSAPASPVHRKQRPVSMSSFSAHSSITYDSNTMPSDMPKKRRAPLPPSMMSQSMPTNLADHHTHPDGNQNTAPLSRGSSTDSSFKKSTKRKAPPPPTSSSAAPPDETTQDRGITEPPLASPLEEIREQEEMTVSAEGQVAAVEEENLEDDSSLNLSADISLDSGRAGIATPSQDSEILEGGTARDNPSCDLSTDADVSEATVNGEVKSDQATSSHIPSKEIEPPVEKTEEAIQMSESGPVLEQVSVSDTEKPASISKLQTSECGIQTSQTDLQVQSFDLDQTAKTVSSTVSFAHTETQTQTESQKPFNEPSSSCTEASPAPSAPSTGIKRDIATSTEELRDPEPPSPAIQPTKDLTSAPTAKANPVQYIVDAEPKPKPSNELTREYIPKVGMTTYTIVPQKSLEKLRFFEVELTLEPNVDYKPETKTVSNGTAAVNGHQNVFAQTSPCSPTATASSPVEGTESNVKDKKVPPATRPKPASFRLPQHKRTPGDYVTSASVRRASVGTNSSSSSCCSSPAARPKETASSPQSDVFPALDSFPPPPPPIQCEDEENVKASCAPQTTEVDVSLHEAPKFPPSSVLSHQKSLPTNPTPSLSLEKLRSFAAPKPYSPTSPSRFAQAVSSAVKRSQSLSHPPLGQLPHTHLLTKQRSITESPEPPTSTVTDNGEGRTERSGEAPSQTAGHSSTRDAAMGTCKIGNTQPSPGSEASSAASPTMKGISEVFHSVEE
- the cobll1b gene encoding cordon-bleu protein-like 1b isoform X2 → MATRTVDHLTEGTPRSSKNKAPPPPPVLKGLDASLLSHKLPAYPHPAMDQKENLLEQDLTLTVILPGGVEKTTVVHGSKPMMDLLVMLCAKYHLNPSGHTIELITTNRNHVKFKPNAPIGALEAEKILLKPKGMEDKSKKTGPQMPEATVRLVINYKKTQKTILRVSPRVPLRELLPSICEKCEFDPHTTVLLQNVHSEDTLDLSGSLNDFGLREVYARDTKVISPVSPISPVSLPPSPTHSEIFYHGKQKIQKEKDKRRFSLFRKGSKKQSEQSMTVSAPASPVHRKQRPVSMSSFSAHSSITYDSNTMPSDMPKKRRAPLPPSMMSQSMPTNLADHHTHPDGNQNTAPLSRGSSTDSSFKKSTKRKAPPPPTSSSAAPPDETTQDRGITEPPLASPLEEIREQEEMTVSAEGQVAAVEEENLEDDSSLNLSADISLDSGRAGIATPSQDSEILEGGTARDNPSCDLSTDADVSEATVNGEVKSDQATSSHIPSKEIEPPVEKTEEAIQMSESGPVLEQVSVSDTEKPASISKLQTSECGIQTSQTDLQVQSFDLDQTAKTVSSTVSFAHTETQTQTESQKPFNEPSSSCTEASPAPSAPSTGIKRDIATSTEELRDPEPPSPAIQPTKDLTSAPTAKANPVQYIVDAEPKPKPSNELTREYIPKVGMTTYTIVPQKSLEKLRFFEVELTLEPNVDYKPETKTVSNGTAAVNGHQNVFAQTSPCSPTATASSPVEGTESNVKDKKVPPATRPKPASFRLPQHKRTPGDYVTSASVRRASVGTNSSSSSCCSSPAARPKETASSPQSDVFPALDSFPPPPPPIQCEDEENVKASCAPQTTEVDVSLHEAPKFPPSSVLSHQKSLPTNPTPSLSLEKLRSFAAPKPYSPTSPSRFAQAVSSAVKRSQSLSHPPLGQLPHTHLLTKQRSITESPEPPTSTVTDNGEGRTERSGEAPSQTAGHSSTRDAAMGTCKIGNTQPSPGSEASSAASPTMKGISEVFHSVEE